GCCTGTCCCAAACTCTGCAGCATTCGTGGCAACGTATATATACCCTCCTATCTTTGGAGGAACTCAGGCTACTGCCCCTCAACAAGGAAGATGGAAGGAGATGCCACCCCAGTCCCAGTCCTCATCACCTCTTCTCCCTTATGCCTCCCGCTTTGGACCATACTCcgttctttcttccttcctatgTCAGTGTGTTGGCTCTCCTGGTCGGTGCATTGACTGGGGCCTTCACAGATATTTACCTTCCTCTCCTACCCTCCCACCAGCACcggggctccccagggaagagaAGGTCCAGAATGAGGTGAACATTTCTTCAACTGCTTAAGCCAGAAAACTCTAcagatataattttattttcctctaccATTTTAATACTTCAGTTGAGAGTACTAAAGTCATTATTTTCCTAACAAATTTGTTATTGTATTTGAAGCTGGGTTTTTCCTCCTATGTGTCTCTCTCAGAGAAATGGGACACTGTCCCACACTCGCTGACATCCCTATGCCACCTCATGCCATGTCATGCTTCAAGGACATGGGTTTGTGTCCTCTTTAATGCGTTTCACTCCTCacatctcttcccttctctttccaggCCAGGCCCTTCAGCAGTCACCAGATACAGTTGTCCGAGTGGGAGACTCTGTGACCCTGGACTGTTCCCACAAGCAGAGTTTATTCTCAGCTATGTACTGGTACAAGTTGCCCATTGGGAAGAAGGCCACTCTGCAGCTGGTTGTGTACTCGGTGGAAGGTGGCGCGGCAGAGATTGAGAAGGAATTCAGCAACCGCTTCCAGAGTAATGGGACTAAGAGCAGCCACTTATCTGTGAAGATAGATCATGTCCTCCTCAGTGACTCAGGAACATATTTCTGTGCTGAGCAAGAAACACAGTGCCTCAAAAGCTGGAGaagcacagcagaaatgcaAGCAGGGATCTTCCCCCAGCGCACACACAATCCTGTATTTGACAGTACATCATTTCTCCTCTTGCCCTCTAGCTTTGCCTCAATAAGGAAAGTGCTATTATCATCTGCCTTTTCCTGGCCTGTTCTCTAATTTCTGCCCTATGCTTTCCCATATCTGAATTGCCTTTTGATCATCCTTTCTTCTTGCACTCACTGCCTTGCCTCTCTTCTCAGACATCCAAAGACCACTTCTCACTTTCCCCCTCtgccctctttctctctgtccccTCTGTTGTTCTTCTCAGCCCTCTCTCACACCcaccttctgtttctgtttcctaaatcttctctctaaatttcttctctctttcagccTAACTCACGAGTAAGCAGGATGTGGTATAGTTCATGCAGCCTTTCTCCACCAGCTAGAAAGCCAAGGCCATCGTGGAGTTCAGTCTGACAAAGGATCCCAGAACTGAGCGCTCTGTGTGCACCAATGTGTCTCTGAGATTCCAGGGTCTCCTGGGATTGCTCACACTGCAGTTTCCAAGAGTACAGTGCCTCGCCACAAATCCAGAGCTCATCCAGCTGCCATGTGGGAAGGCCTTGGAGTTCCAGAATGCTGTCAGGACCATGCCACTGAGCACTTCTAGGTGTGTGCTGGTCCCTTGGCCCCACCAGTCTCCAGGGAGTGGGCACACTGCAGTACGCCAGGGTCCCTGAGTCGTGCCACTAACCTGTGACCTGAAAACTCTGATAATATTCAATGTAGCCCAAGTCTTGAGGGTATCTGGGGGCAGAGCATGATCTTGTAGGTGAGGATCTGCAAGGTGCACTGTGGCAATAACCCACCATACTTTTGGCTCGGCTAGAAAGGATAGAGGTGTCAGGGCCAGAAACGGGATCATTCCCATACTGTACTCCACAGTGGGCAGACCACAGTTGTGGAAGGAAACCACCTTGTGCTCCCAGGAAAAGGGAGATATCTATCAGGGTCTCGAAAATGGTGAGGATTGGAACACAGGGCAGGTGGCGAAAGGTTGAAGGTTCTGGGTTTGTCTGTccagaaacagagaacacaggagaGCAATAGTGtcatcttctccttccccagagGGAGCTGAGGACGGATTAGAGACAGACTCTTCTTGGAGCTGGCCAGGAAAGGACCCAAAGGTGATGGGCAAAAGCTGGGACAGGGAAATTCTGCTGATGCAGGGAGGCAAACTCATGGCCAGAGGTGTGAGGTAGTCCTGGGGCTGGGCCCGGTACTCAAAGAAACTTTCCAAACTGTTCTGGTCCAGGCCTTGAGAGACCTGCACCAATTCTAGAGCCAGCCCTTACCCTACTTCAAGGCAGACTGGAAACCCTTGGGTACGATCCTGCTAAGTACCTTTGTGAGcttttgatgtattttataATGCAGTATCGCTGTCAAGAAGAATGGGGGGATGTCTGCATGAGAAAGTCTTTGTGCTACTTGCATAGAATGCTGATTCTCCATTAAAGTCTCTCCAAGGATTTCAGAAGATCTTGTTAGTTTTCTCACAGCACCTTGTTCATATGCATTATATCCATAAACAGCAGTGTGGTACTGAAAGTCTTCTGTGGCAAAGATGAGTATCTATAGAACATTCCAaagctaaacagaaaaatgtggtttGGTACTTTGGCTGATATTACTATCATTTGGATTGgttgggaaaaatgttttgacagAAATACATGACTCACTCTCATATTCGAACAAATTCACCTGGGAGGTGGTAAGGaacacagaatagtttgggggtGGTGGTATTTTGTTTCCAGAGGAAATGCATATTATCTTACTGTCCATTACCAACAACACTCATCTTCGggaaaaaatatgccttttttagaacGACCCCATCAGTGTAGAGGAATCTCAAAGAGGCTTGAGGGTTGCTCTCAACAGCTGCTACGTATAAGAGCAAAATGGGCAAACACCTACACATCTTCCAAGGCTCAAATATATCTTTAAATTGAAGGCTGCCTtctgaaataattcaaaatatctCTCTATCTCAGGAAATGTTTCTGGTTAGCTGATACGTTATTTGTAGTTTCTACCAGTGCCCATTAATGCTCACATTTGGATCTTCAAATTTTCCATTGTGTACTTTTTGACTGGAGAAAACCTTGGGCAAGAGATAAGGCCATTTCCAAAAACGTATTTCTAGCAGCTCCACTCTTCCAGTCCACCAGTCTGGGCTTGAGGCTGAGTCAAAATCATGAAGTTCTTCCTGTTTGTCACCTTTGTTGGCGTGGCTGGTGAGTATATGTTTTACTTCTATTTCTGTAATTTATAAGGAAGCTCATCTTCTGAGCAAATTTCCAAGGCAGTCCATTGTGGGAAAGTGAAGTCCAGTTTTGACTTGCAAAAGTTTCAAGTTGGAGCCCTGTATGTTCTTTTCACTGCTGTCTGTTCATAGTTGCTTGTGCCACAAAATggggaaagaatttcttcacagggGTCCTTGATCCAGGAATACTGAAATGTGTCCATAGCTCCAGAGACAGTCTATCTTCCTTGAGGACTATGCCTCTGGCCCAGGAAGACTTAAAGCTGCTGTAAATTTCTGGACTAGGGGAGGGTGCTTGCCCACCACCGCTACTGTGAGTTCTTATGGAGACCACCAGTGAGATGCTTCAATCAGTCCCAGGGTCACAAGATTCCTCATGGCAGATGTTGACTTACACCACTTCTTATCTCCCAGTTGCCTTCCCCATCAACGATGATGATGACAAGATCGTGGGAGGCTACACCTGTGCAGAAAACTCCGTCCCTTACCAGGTGTCCCTGAATTTTGGGTTTCACTTCTGTGGAGGTTCCCTCATCAACAGCCAGTGGGTCCTGTCGGCTGCTCACTGCTACAAGCCGTGAGTAGAAAATACTATACTCACCCTTAACCTACTTCTTTCTTCCAGTATACTCCTAGCAGGAATTCTGAGCTGTGAGATCCAAATATATGCAGTAAGGGACCGCATTCTGACAGGAGACAACCAAGGAATGGGTGGCTCATTCAGGAAGCTAGGCTGAGGCATCATGACGGGTTTTCCACTTCTGCAAAACTTTCTGTGTATGCAGAGCACTTTCTGAAATGACAAAGTGTTCATCTAGCAATGAGTTAAGAGCTGCAGTTCCCACAAGTGCAATCAATCATGCTCAAACTTGGTCGCTGGAGAACAGCAAGAGGAATAGAGGTCAGGGTGATAGCAGtttgtccttttccaggaaGTTTGTATAAAGTGCTGTTATATATTTATCTTCTCCATCGCAACAAAATAAACCTGCAGAAACTCACCACCTGTATTGGAAGCTGGTAGGATCTCACAGGGTGGATCCCCAGGACTTATTGCAGGACAAGAAAGATAACCTGCATGAAAGCAGCTGCTATGATGGCGATATTGAAGAGAGTGCATGTAATGATGGGGACGTTCCTCATAACTTGACAGGAGCAGTAAAGTGGATGccattccttctcttttctagccGCATGCAAGTGCAGCTGGGGAAACACAACCTGGCACTTACGGAATCCACGCAGCAGCTTATCAGTTCAGCTAAAATCATCCGCCACCCTGGCTTCAACGCTAAGACAGCGGACAATGACATTATGCTCATCAAGCTTGCCCAACCAGCCCAGCTCACCCGAGCCATCCAAACAGTTTCTCTGCCTACCAGCTGTGTGGCCGCAGGCACCACTTGCCTAATCTCTGGCTGGGGCAACACACTCAGCGATGGCGGTGAGTACTCTGTGGGGACATACAGTATGATGAGGGCCCAGGGGACACTCTAAGACCTCACAATTAGCTGCAAACGGTACAAGGTAAAGTACAGAGAAGTGCTGTGGGACAGGCGTTTTTGAGCGACCACGCTGTGCAGGGCAGTGGCCATTCAACTGCTTTAAAGACAAGCCTTTAAAAGGTCCTTCCTTTTGTGCTGGGTTACAAACATGGAATCATTAAAATCAAAGTGTCTGAATTGTAGAACAGTGGACGCACGGATAGAATCTGTTCCATCTAAACAAAAGGAGTCCATACTGTGATTACTGTTCAGAGCAAAAATGTCGACTGCTAAGCCAAGAAGTTCAgtcattgcttttctgctaCGAAAGACCTTCTCTGGGCTCTGTAATGAACTCAAGGTGTCACCAACCATCTCTACTTTCTTATAGTTCAATATCCAGACACCCTGCAGTGCTTGGAGGCTCCTGTACTCTCCTCAAGTGAGTGCAGCAGCTCTTACCCTGGGAAAATTACCGACAATATGTTCTGCGTAGGATTCCTCGAGGGAGGGAAGGACTCCTGCCAGGTAAAACttctgcctctcttttcccatattttttctttcctgccttttgTTAGCAGAAGAGGCCATCTTGTTAGAGAATCTGTTATGCTCAATGTGCTGGTATTTCTGAATgctggggttttggtttgggtttgattcTTTGTGAGGAACAATAGCAGAGACATTGAGTGAAAGTTACTCATTCAGTGAATCTAGGGATTTTTCTACCCTGTTAATCATCGTCCCCTGCCATTGTCCCCCTGCCTCTCTGTCCTAAATCTCTGACTCCTCATGTGTGCTGCTACCATTTTCTGAGTATCTGTATCATTTATGTGCACAGGAGGATTCCGGAGGTCCGGTAGTCTGCAATGGGCAGCTCCAGGGCATTGTTTCTTGGGGTATTGGATGTGCAAAGAAAGGCTATCCTGGAGTTTACACTAAGGTTTGCAATTATGTCTCCTGGATCAAAGAAACCatctcttccaactgaaacacTCTCATTCTGCATGACCTACCTTTTCTCCTCatcattttcctctgttttgggACTGGATATgcaaaaattatcaaaaaataaatacttctagGCACCCCTTCTTTGTGCAGCATTTCTTTGGGTACTTCCATGGGCTATGATATAAAGGACAGAGGCAAGGAGTGTCACTCAGGGAACATATGCAATATTTGTCTTGCTTCTCAACCAGCAAGATCTTAGAATATTTTGCCATCTTCAGAAGTCTTTCGGTCAGTTACAGGCAGCCATTTCTGGAACAGAACACCTTTGCTGCTTATCAGCATGTACTTGGGTAGTACAGAACTTCCtaaaacagctgagagagcGTGCTGAAACACGCAGGCAGCCTACTCCTACTGGACAAAAACAAGCAGGCAGCAACACAAACGCTGCCTGTGTCCCCACTGCCACCCCCAACAATATGACTGAACATTGCCTCGTAACCACATCAGTGcacacaggaaaagcaagagatataatctatctggacttctgtaaagcctttgacatggtcccccccAACATACTTTTTTCTAAATTGAAGAGATATGGATTGGATTGGTGGACTCTTCATTGGAAAACAAATTGGTTGCATGGTTGCATTCAGTGTGTAGTGGTCAACGGCTTGATGTCCATATGGAGATCcatcacaagtggtgtccctcaggggttcatactgggaccagtactgtttaatattttcattgatgatatagacagtgagaccGCGTGccccctcagcaagtttgcagatgacaccaagatgtgtggtgcttttgtcataccagaaggatgggatgtcatccagagggacctggaccagctggagaagtggacctatgtgagcctcatgaggttcaacaaggacaagtgcaaggtcctacacctgggttggcgCAGACTGAACCCTGATGTAATGGGCTCATGAAACACTTTGCTTTTGAGGCCACCTAGGTTTGTGCTTGGGTGATTGCAGTCTGTGTTACTGGCAAGGGCTTTGTGCACAGGCTATTAGCCTCATGCTGTAGCTATGCAGGTGCTCTGTAACTGCATGCATGATATGGAGAAAGACATCCCTAGATGAATAGAATGTTCTGGCCCCTATTGAGTCTCTTGGATGATTACTGTTGAAGTTTTCCTCTTGTCTGTATCCAGGAAAGTGGGAACAGTTATCTTCCTCTCAAAGATTGCTAACAGTTTCCTCAATCAGGTGGTgctcaacaacaaaaaaggagagagaacgTAATGATGTACATGTGATATACCAGAAATAGCAGCACAAACATAGGCAACAGATGAATTCTGTGTGTCTCTGCTGAGACACAAGAGACACAAAGTATGTAAACCTGGTTACTTTCATCCAGTGAGCAGGTGAGGCACTAGAAGAAGCTGGGTTCTTCCACCTTCATGCAATTAACAGGCATGGGTCTCTTTCTGCACCAAGGATGCTGATAGGGAACTGAGTGCTCTGGGCAACTGTAGCCTCCCTCAGTCTGTCTTCATCAGCGTCCCCAGTAAaagtgacagaaagaaagaagacttAGTTTCAGAGCACGAGTTCTGAATTCATTGTCTTGAAGTGTAGCAATAGCCAATGGGCTACAAAGGAATTAGCAAGAGCCAAAAGAGTTAGAAGCTTTGGAAGTCTTCACTGCAACTCCTGAAATATCCTTCCCCAAATCCGCTAGTTCAGGATCTGGAAAGCTTGATCATACCTGCCTTTATCTCAGTAGGTTTTTTGGTTTCCCTTGTTTCTTCTttgatcttaaaataaaatagactttaagaaaaagatcttttgaattgaaaagaaaaccaaaacaaaaaagagctGTTTGTGACTGACTGTAAGTCTTCCAAACCTTTTGGGTCCAAGTGGATAAGGAATTTCCAGAGCTAAGGCTCAGGTGGTGCAAAGAACTCTGACTTGTCTTGGATTTGAGATACAACAAGGACagtgaaaaatggaaatggcaagaaaagaaacagttcaCCAGCTACCAGAACCCCAGATAGTCTGTGAGTTAAGAACTTTTcttgggatgctgggatgctgttGGCTCTGGGTTTCAAATTATGAACTGTTAGTCAAACCTTTGTTTGAGGTATCGAAGACATCTACCTCTAAGCACCTGGGTTGGACTGATAATTAGCAAGGCAGCCTACAAATACTTGAAATTCTCTTTAATGAAAACACCAGCACTTGGGCTCTTGGACCTAACAAAGTCTTTTGAGCTTTTCACTCATGAGAGATGTGGAATAGCCCTGGGAGTGCTATTGTAGTTTCTGGGAGAGCAGTGGCCTATCTCtcaaaacaaatgaataatGTCAGCCAGAGATGACCAGGCTGCCTGAAAACAGTTGCTGCCACAGTAATACTGATCCAGGAAGCTTGCAGATTTACAGTGGGTCAGAAGACGACAGTATATGTACCACATATGGTCATCACTGCCCTGGAAAAAGAAGGACATCGGCTCTCTTCTAGTCTAATGTTGAATACCAGCTGGTATTATTAGAGCAAGAAGATGTCCTCCTTTGGACCTCCTCCCTTGTTAACCTGGCAGTGTTTCTTTCTAGTGACCATGTGGAGGGTACAGCCCTCAGTATGATTGTTTGCAGACAATTGAAGAAGTATGTTCTAGCTGCCTGAACCTTAAAGATAAAACACTGGAGAGTCCAGATTGGGAATTATTTATAGATGGGAGCAGTTTTGtgtgaggaggaaaaaggtTGTCAGCGTGtgtagtgaaagaaaaaaattgtgggTGGTTTGCCACACCCACCAGGCAGGTGGTAttacctccttttcttttaagggaATTGGCCAAAATGGAGCATGGTAAAGTATATTGgggaacagaaaaatgtttttaaaactcttaaaaaaagtAGTTATAGGAAAGGCCATGACAGAAACTCTTTGTTCCATTACAGAAAAGTGTGTGGTGTGCCAAAAAAACGACTGCAATACCAATAATAGAGTAATACCTGGGAATGTTAAGGAAGGAAATTCCCCTGGAGGTTACTGGCAAATAGATTTTACTGAGTTATCCTGAAAAGAAGGATTTAGATATATTCTAGTTTTAGTGGATACGATTTTGAACTGGCCAGAGGCTTTCCCTGCTCGCACCAATAGGGCAAGACAAAGAgtaaaaattttacttaaaaaaattattccaaggTTTGGGGTGCCTTTAGGAATGTTTTCAGACAGAGGTCCTCATTTTGTGGCAGAAGTTACCAAATAACTAATTGGTGTTCTGGGAATATCTTGGGATTTGTGTATGCCTGATAGTCCTCGGTCTAGTGGGCAATTGGAGAGAGGGAATCATACTTTGAAGTTGAAGTTGAGTAAAGTAAGCCAGGAAACCTCTGTTACCCGAGTAAAAGCACTTCTTTTAGCATTATTAAGGATTCAAATTTAGCCTCCACGAACCCCGTCCTCAGGGAACCTGACATCCAAGTATGCCCTGCTCTTATTCCCACAACCCAGTGCCCTCCAAGGAAAGCAAAGTGTCTGGGCCACTCTCTGGGGCTCTAATCTGAAGACACGCCTGGCTTTGCAGGAGTAGGCTGAAAAAGCCAGTATCGAGGCAGAGCTTTCCAGTCCTAGAGACGGAAATTTctcagagaaaagaaggaaaaaacaaccaCTTCACTGCTGCATGAAGTAAATACGGCTGGGAGGTAGGGGAGTGGAGGCCAGTTTTCTCAGGGTCAGCAGAAAAGGAGATTGAATGCAGCACATCGGAGAATTTTTCACATGCACAGCCAAAACACCCATGGCTCAAACAGGGCTTCATCCCATTTTTGGCAGTTCCTCTCCATTTATTGTTGCCAAAGGCAAACTCAGGCCTCTGCCTTCTGCATGTATAGTTCTCTGCTCCCTTCATTGTGGAGGTATGGGGCTCTAGGTTTGTGGAGAACCACAGGTGGTAAACAGAGGCTACAAATGGTGCCCATAGAGAACAGAGCAGCTTGGAGGGGTGAAGGAAGGCTAATGTGCAATTTCTACATCTGAATTTGTTGGGAACCTGGTGGGAGTTACAAGCTTGCAAGCCACACCCCATCTGTCTAGGGTGCAGGCTTATGAAGATCACAAACCTCCAGCAGGAGGCAATCCAGGAATTTCCAAGAGGCAAACACTCGGACTGTCTGCAGGCAGTGGAGTCCATGCCTTTAAAGTGGATGAAGGAGACAACAGAAGCTAAGTTGTGAATTGTCCCTGACCACAGCAGGACACATTCCAGGTTCCCACATTGCTGCAAGACAAATCAGGTTGCCCTGACTGCCTACTCTTCCTCAAAGGCTGGTGTCCAAGTGAGGACCTCGTCTGTCCACCCGCACTCAGTTGTGATCTGTGTGTCCCGgaatccagttcctgaatcCATCTCCTATCTGCCACTGAGTCCAGCCAGGGACCTTTCcgtgcctgccctgcagcattgGTGGCAACTTAGAGTCACTGGGGATCTGGATTTTGTCTATTTGTTTATATTGCAATATTTCCTTGctaatattattatttacttttttattattattgtttaatTAAAGCtcttttagttttagtttctaGCCCACGagtctccctctctttctcatttccctttccccatccctgttgGGGGTGGAACTGCCCTATTTTAGATGCTTTTCTAGGTTGGAGTGGCGAGAGCTAAACCATGATACTGTGCAACATCAGCAACACCATAGTCTCAACCTGCTGGTCCAGTGTCTCCTGATTAGTACCTGTGCACAGATTCTCTTATGCCTTTCATTGAATTTTATTCCTTGAGAAAAACTGATGTGGATGACACACTACTAGCCTTCTCCTTCTCAGCATCATGAAGAAGAAGTACCACCAAGAATCCTAGTGCATTTCCACttgtttctccttccctctctctcggCAGAGCTCCAGGTACAGAGTTTGATGGTTTCTATGAGGAGGGAAATGTGCTCTCAGCAGGCTTTGGCATAGTGAAGACCTCCGTAATTTGTTGCCTGGCTTCCTTTCTCCCTTGCCACTCTTCTGGTTGTTCACTCCTGTGCTAATTGGGTTCCCCAGCTCGCCTATGCTGAGTTTGCCTCATTCAGGAGAGGCTATGTGGATGTCCTTCTGAGTAGAAACACATGAGGCTGCTGTGGGGAGGATGCCAGTAGCCTGAATCTTGCGAGTGCATGAGCAGAGCAGCAAAGATATGTCGGTGGCAGAGCATGAGGGAATGAAAGTGTACTGTACAGCTGCTTCCAAGACCCTGGTGATCTTAAGGCTACATCACAGCAGCAGCCCCTGAAGTTCTCTGGAGGACAAGCTCAGTCCTGTCAATAAGGGAAGACACCTTGGACAGTTAATTGACCGGGCAGAAGGGGCAGTGATACAGACAGTCTCAGTATTTGAGCGCTCCTTGGATTGGACAAAGCATGCTGTTGAAGCAAAGCTGCCAGAAGCCCTTTCCCCAGAGGCAGCACCAGACAAAGACAATCAGGGCTCCCCAGTCTCACCTCAGGTCCCAGGGAGAAACTGTCTCTGGAAGAACTTAGGCAACTGCCCTTCAACAGGGAAAGTGGAGGGAGAGGCCACCCTGGTCCCGGTCCTCAGCACCTCTGCTTCCTAATGCCTtcccctctggacccttcttcCTTCCTAGGTCAGTGCATTGACTGGATCCTTCACAGGTATCTACTTTTTCTCCTACCCTTCTCACCAGGTCTGCCAGGCCAGGGCTGGAGAGTGTACTGCGCACATCCATACACACACGCGTGGACACTTATATATGCACGTGCACACACAACACTGATCCCCTCATATACATCCCGTCCCCATCACAATGATCACTGCAccaggctggagcacttccaATACTCAAACGCACGTGAGTGTCCTGGCTGCAAAGGGCCAAGACTTAGGATGCTGAGCATGTCCTGCCTCTGCGATCCCTCTGTGGGGGAAAGAGGGCTGGGGAAAGCAGCCAGAAAGGGGCGTCCTGGCCAGCTTTGTTTCATGTGCCTCTTCTATCGAGAATGTGAAGTGTTATGGGTAGGGATAGCATGGAGCAGCAAAGAGAcctcccctcctccatcccactcTTTCTTTTGGGATGTTCAGGGACATTTCCAACTCTTCTGCAGAGAGTAGGCGACATTAATAACTGTTCTGTAATTGACAGTTAGCTGCAGGAGAACATCTGGAAGGTGCAGGTACTATTTTGTTCTTCGGagaaagagatggggaaagaGCTTCACTGCAAAGCCCATGAGAGCCCTCAGAAGGTAAATGGCTTTTGGTTTGTTGTGATGTCTTTCCTGGTCCTGCCTCTCACTCCTGTTAATTACAGTGCTCACTgtactgcacagaaaaaaagactccTAGCTGAACCAGGGcagaggggtggggggtggggagggaaccAGCCATGGATGCAGAAAAGAGAGataaacacatgaaaaatgcaAGGGACCCATGTGCGTCCTTCATACCTCATTCCTCCAGCTCCCAAGGacttaagaagaagaagaataaaatctCAGCATTCCTCTGCCTTGTACACACAAAGACTTCCATGAAATCTCATCATGGTTCTGCCCATGCAATGCCTTTTTGCCCTCCTCACCTTCCCAGTGCCTGCATCTCTGTGGGGTTTAAAATTTTCCTGTGATTGTGTGCACCATTCCCCAGTGTTCCCAGCCAGCCAATCATGTCTCACATTTTGTGCCCTGCCCAACCCCAATGTGTCTCATCCTCATTTGTTTCTTCGTCTTCGCGTATCTCTGGGCAGCCACAAAAGGCAGA
This genomic window from Phaenicophaeus curvirostris isolate KB17595 chromosome 1, BPBGC_Pcur_1.0, whole genome shotgun sequence contains:
- the LOC138723927 gene encoding trypsin I-P1-like, producing the protein MKFFLFVTFVGVAVAFPINDDDDKIVGGYTCAENSVPYQVSLNFGFHFCGGSLINSQWVLSAAHCYKPRMQVQLGKHNLALTESTQQLISSAKIIRHPGFNAKTADNDIMLIKLAQPAQLTRAIQTVSLPTSCVAAGTTCLISGWGNTLSDGVQYPDTLQCLEAPVLSSSECSSSYPGKITDNMFCVGFLEGGKDSCQEDSGGPVVCNGQLQGIVSWGIGCAKKGYPGVYTKVCNYVSWIKETISSN